One part of the Musa acuminata AAA Group cultivar baxijiao chromosome BXJ1-5, Cavendish_Baxijiao_AAA, whole genome shotgun sequence genome encodes these proteins:
- the LOC135675198 gene encoding transcription factor bHLH61-like — MRELLPTPSNPTHKSAEGGKRKRKMTSREQKKGVLHERLQLLRSVANSSAPSEASIIVDALKYIEELKQNIEACKRDLAEESCLPMVTVKTLEKGFLINVFCDKNRPGLLVSVLEAFEELGLEVLDASISCADSFRLEAVGGEPQNESVDAQMVRQVVVQAVKKCAES, encoded by the exons ATGCGAGAGCTCCTCCCTACTCCGAGCAATCCTACCCACAAAAGCGCGGAGGGAGGGAAGCGAAAGAGAAAGATGACATCGAGGGAGCAAAAGAAAGGGGTTCTGCATGAGAGGCTGCAGCTTCTTCGTTCTGTTGCCAACTCTAGCGCG CCAAGCGAAGCATCTATTATAGTAGATGCGCTGAAATATATTGAAGAGTTGAAGCAAAACATCGAAGCATGCAAGCGAGATCTCGCGGAAGAAAGCTGCTTGCCCATG GTTACCGTCAAAACCCTAGAAAAGGGTTTCTTAATTAATGTATTCTGTGATAAGAACCGCCCGGGATTGCTTGTCTCCGTTCTCGAGGCATTCGAGGAACTTGGACTTGAGGTGTTGGATGCTAGCATCTCCTGCGCTGACTCATTTCGTCTTGAAGCCGTGGGAGGAGAA CCGCAAAATGAAAGCGTGGATGCTCAGATGGTGAGGCAAGTAGTGGTGCAAGCTGTTAAGAAGTGCGCGGAAAGTTAA